The genomic region TGGTTATTGTTGTGAATAATCATCAATAATGATTTACACcttgtttttattgttgtttcaATCAATAGTATATATATGCACATTAACTAATCTACTTATCAGAGTTCAAAATTATCgcagttttaaataaaaataaaaccaatCTGATTATAacgtttattataaatttaaaaaaaaccaaaaccAGTTGTTGCTGAAAGGATTTTATTCTAACTTGCTCTTTAGCAATAATTGAGCTGCTAACAAATCTGCTTCTTGAGCTGAGGGTTTGTTCAGTGTTAATTTCTTCCCTtttggttgtttttttgtccTATATAATCTCCTCTGAGGCTCTATTTTTTTGTTAGGTGGTATGTTTTTGATAGAAGCTGAtactaaaataatacaaattaGAACAtacaataattttcaaatatagCCCTAATTATACCTTCTGGTAAACCAACATGTGATTTGCCGTGGTCTCTTACAGCAGCAAGGCATGGCCAAATTGGTGCCATATTTCTTTCAAATACCTCAATTTCTTCAATAGAATTGACCAATTTAATTTCGTTTTGTAGCCGAGCCATTTCATCCATAATTTTTTGTTTCCTTTCACAAACTTgatcataataatttttttgttgcaTTAGCTTATTAGAGGTAATTGTTTCAATTAAGCTTGAGATTTCTTGATCTTTTTTGTTAACATCCATGATAAGATTATTTTCTgctaaaaagaaatattttttaatagaatTGTTTGTGCTTAATTACGTTTTTAAAAATATGATATTTAAGCATATTCATAACACCGTGACCCCTACAGTTATAACAGAAACTACCAAAACTTTAAGAAGCTATTATAAAACTTTGCATTAGTTCTTTCAAACTTTTGCCAattttgttatgatttttttatccTATATATCAAGATGAAAAATACGAAACAAAAAGTTAATTTCTTTGATCTTCTGATCAATCAATTACAAAATAATTCTCACAATTTTGACTTCTGTTAAATGTCCATATGTAATTAAAACCGTAACTCATTCCAACCACAACAACTGCAATCAAGCCCACAAATGTACTCACTGTAGGAATACATAAAGTATTTTGACAAACtcatcttatttatttatatatttccaGAGCTTCTGTGGAAattaacaaataattaatttgataCACTGATTTTTACACCAAATATTTGAACACGAAATTAATATGCAAGAACTTACCAAGAAATGATTCTTCTTCAATGATCTCAACAGCCTTTGGTAACTGGTTTATATATCTGCAAACCAAATGGATATGTTTGCACATGTTCCATTTAATGGAGTTATCGAGACACGAGCAGCTAAAATGATGTATGCAAGTGTTACATTCATCACAAATTAACTTGCATGTGCAATCCAACTTAACTTCCTCAACTGTATACATCTCATTAGTTGAAGATGATGCCACAGTATAagttaaattattataaataacttttttaatgTCCATTGTTTCGCTTAATTTATGTCGGTGTCTTAAATCACTTAACTTGGTGGAAACTTTACCTTTGTACAATATTATTACTCTTTCGAACAGCTTGTCTCTAACAAATTTCATTATTCCATCAATAGCTTTGTCAAGTCTTTTCACAAATTTACCATGTAGGTAAATGTGCTTGATAGTGCGATGCATACGCTCAATATGCATGTTGGTGTTTATACCACTATTGAGTCGAAAACAATATGCCCAAAACTCCGGTTTTGACATATAGTTATCCTTATAATATTGAGCAAACTCTAATGTCTCCACACTCtcgtttaaaaataataaaaatttctcCTGTATGTTGAAAAAAGTATTTATCTCTCTTTCTTGCATTAGTAATCTTAAAATTTTGTAAACCTGTACCTACAAAATATAATATCTGTAAacgtaaaaataaaacaaaaatatgacTAGTAACCTTTTTTTCTGTCAATTTGTTTAAGTTTTTTCTCCATGCACGGTCTACATgccaagcacaaaataatctgtaacaaacaacaataattataatactaataataagagaaaatgtttgataaaatatattattgaaaaatagtaACTTATATATTTACCTAAAGTTAGGAGGGTACATTACTTCCAACCAAGCCTTATAATAAGCCTCAGCCATATCTGACATAAACACTTTTGCTAGGATTTTATATCCTAATTTTTCttcaatacatttaaaaaaaattttgaatacaGCAACATCTGACCGATTGGAAATGAGAAATGCACATGGATATCCTTCACGTATATCATCCAATACAAGAAGGGTATGTAACTCGAAACCATATCCATTCAACCCATGGGTGCCATCTATGCATATACAGTCATTTCCAAACTTTGCAAGTAATTCTTTTTGACCATCTGTCATTATAATTAAAGCGAAGTCTTCTTTTTTCAGTTCTGGATATTCCTCAGAAAGACTATCTTGCCGTTTATAAAACGAAACACAGTTATTTAAGCGTAACTCGTTAACCCATGCTTCCACACTAATGGCATCATTTTCATGCCTTACCGAAGACGCATTAAGATTATATGACCTTTCAATGTTAAAAAGATCTTTTTTCGTTAGAAGGTGCATTCTTTGGAGTTGGCATTGGGAGACTGAATCTCTAACGTCATTTAAAATAACTTGCATTGgcacttttgaagctatttttgctgCAATTTGATGTCGTTCTTCTTTTGTTAGAAAAAGGTGCCCTAAGTCCTCTACTTGTTTATGTCCCACATGCGTTCCACAGTAATTAACagaatattttccattttttatggTAACTTTAAGGTTAGCTGGACAATATCCATTAATCTTATTTGTCCCTTGTCTCTTTAAATGACGAATGTTTTCTCCTCTAGCTTTATAATACCCTGATCGGTGACAATAGTACTCAAGTTTTGTAGTAGTTTCatttatgtttttatttcttttatttataaacattgaaaaagtttttttttccaTCTCCAATTTCCAtgtctaaaaataaaatatacattcCTGCAGTTCATTTTAAAAGCACAATGATTGATACTAACCTGAAAAGTCTCCAATGATTCAAATTTGTAAGTTTCATGTTCAATATTAATACCATGGGTATTATTGTAGTGTGCAATTAAAATATCCCTACCACTTCCCAAATAATTACAAATATTGCACTtgatttgtattatttttttatccCTGTGGCATTCTGCATGCTTTTTTAAAAGTGCTAACAAAGGAAACTGACTGCCACATTTATCACACAAATATTGTCCATTGTTTTGCCTTGCCAGTAATTCTTCAGATTTATCTGAAAATTGGACACCATTTTATTTTGTTCACAAGAAActatttattctttataaaatatacaAAGTCTTAATCTCAGGAATAACTTTTAAGAAAACACAGTAGTTAGTAAGTACACAGTAACTTAGTACATAACACTAATCACGAACAAATGAACAACAAACTTAGTACATAACACTAATCACGAACAAATCAACAACCTTTTATTAAGAACTAGTGTACTCCCAGTAACTGCACAAGTACGTACATAAGACAAAAGTACGTACTGATGGGACATGAAGTATGTACAATGTACATACTTTGCTGTACGAAGTACGTACTTAATACGTACATTTTCCAAATTATGGTACATACCTAGTACGTCTGAAGGTACGTACGGAAGGTACATACCTAGTACGTACTGAAGGTACGTACCTAGTACATATTGAAGGTATGTACCTAGTATATACTATATGACATATGAGGctatgagagccagagtggcctaactgattttaacattacataatcaaagaaaatgatcagaagctaataATGTCGgattgttttagtagttttatgttgaccaagaatcattattGATCAaaatacaattactaaaacaatcggacattgattgcttctgatcattttctttgattatataaagtaatgttaaaatcagttaggccactctggctctcatagcctcatatatacataatattatgtacatACTATACACACTTATGAtaatttatgtaaataaaagtaaatatagGCGaatatatctttattatttaaaaaaaataaattcaatttttattctGATTCCTTTTCCTTGAAAGTTTTTAAGCATTCCCCGGCTCTCCTCAACCATCGTCCAATTTCTTGCTCCGCCACCTTCTTATCACTACATTTTTGACTTTTTATTGCAGCTTCTATAAAGAAAGAATATCAAATTATAAAACTGGATACTTTtaataaagaatattttatcaCAACCATTATCAACTGAAGCATTAGGTAATTAACCCATGGAAATACacccatataaataaataatacatactgCTAAATGTATGTCTGCCTTGTGTTTTTCCGAAAATCAATTCATTTTTTGAAGTGCTTAACTGCTCTAAATATTTAGAGATTTAGAAGTGGgttgttttttataatttaaaaaaatctgttttaaGACTGATGTCCCTCTAGTACCCTTAAATGGTTTATTTTAAGCCCAATAATTTATAGTTAAATGTATAGTAGGTACATAATATCTTCGTTACATAATGCATTTAATTACAgtcttaaaaatcaaaatatcttACCCACTATAACTGCAGCAATGCTGAATTTGCAAATGCCTGTTTATTTCGTCTTCCAAGCCTAGTGCCTAGTCTTCAGTATGACTATATAAGTTAAAAAACACTCGGCTGAATAAGATAACAGAAAACCACACTATATAAGCACCAACACCAAAAGtaagtaaaaaaaatctaaatgaaACTGTCTTGCAATGAATTATCACATCAAAACTGTACTCGAGGTGGAAAATTCCTAGCCAAATAAATTAGGTTTAACCTAACATAATAAATATGCTTTAGCTCTTCTTTCTCATGGTACATACTTAAGACGTAATAGTACATACTCTTCTGTACATACTAGTATGTACCCCAGTGTACGTACTTAAAACGTACAATTTACATCATGTACGTACAGTACCAAAATTGTACGTTCTCAAAACGTACTGTGCTGTTAACTTGTGCTTGTACTTAGTtaacattaaacataataaaaacAAACTCACCTGAATGTTTATGTTTAATGTGGGATCTCAAATTATCAAGTCGGGTAAAATTTATGCCACACTCTTTGCATTCATTAACACCTGACCCAGAGGGTTTTCTTTTTCTTGGACATAGAATGTCTAatttatctaaaaacaaataTAGGTCCATAGATAAGAGGGTGGTAAATATAGGTCTATCAAAATTATCAATACATAAATATCTAATCAATCATTCACCTGCATGTTTTCTTTTTACATGAACTCTCAAATTATAATCATTGGAAAAGTTT from Diabrotica virgifera virgifera chromosome 3, PGI_DIABVI_V3a harbors:
- the LOC126882195 gene encoding uncharacterized protein LOC126882195 isoform X1, with amino-acid sequence MEKKTFSMFINKRNKNINETTTKLEYYCHRSGYYKARGENIRHLKRQGTNKINGYCPANLKVTIKNGKYSVNYCGTHVGHKQVEDLGHLFLTKEERHQIAAKIASKVPMQVILNDVRDSVSQCQLQRMHLLTKKDLFNIERSYNLNASSVRHENDAISVEAWVNELRLNNCVSFYKRQDSLSEEYPELKKEDFALIIMTDGQKELLAKFGNDCICIDGTHGLNGYGFELHTLLVLDDIREGYPCAFLISNRSDVAVFKIFFKCIEEKLGYKILAKVFMSDMAEAYYKAWLEVMYPPNFRLFCAWHVDRAWRKNLNKLTEKKVQVYKILRLLMQEREINTFFNIQEKFLLFLNESVETLEFAQYYKDNYMSKPEFWAYCFRLNSGINTNMHIERMHRTIKHIYLHGKFVKRLDKAIDGIMKFVRDKLFERVIILYKGKVSTKLSDLRHRHKLSETMDIKKVIYNNLTYTVASSSTNEMYTVEEVKLDCTCKLICDECNTCIHHFSCSCLDNSIKWNMCKHIHLVCRYINQLPKAVEIIEEESFLAENNLIMDVNKKDQEISSLIETITSNKLMQQKNYYDQVCERKQKIMDEMARLQNEIKLVNSIEEIEVFERNMAPIWPCLAAVRDHGKSHVGLPEVSASIKNIPPNKKIEPQRRLYRTKKQPKGKKLTLNKPSAQEADLLAAQLLLKSKLE
- the LOC126882195 gene encoding uncharacterized protein LOC126882195 isoform X2 — protein: MEKKTFSMFINKRNKNINETTTKLEYYCHRSGYYKARGENIRHLKRQGTNKINGYCPANLKVTIKNGKYSVNYCGTHVGHKQVEDLGHLFLTKEERHQIAAKIASKVPMQVILNDVRDSVSQCQLQRMHLLTKKDLFNIERSYNLNASSVRHENDAISVEAWVNELRLNNCVSFYKRQDSLSEEYPELKKEDFALIIMTDGQKELLAKFGNDCICIDGTHGLNGYGFELHTLLVLDDIREGYPCAFLISNRSDVAVFKIFFKCIEEKLGYKILAKVFMSDMAEAYYKAWLEVMYPPNFRLFCAWHVDRAWRKNLNKLTEKKVQVYKILRLLMQEREINTFFNIQEKFLLFLNESVETLEFAQYYKDNYMSKPEFWAYCFRLNSGINTNMHIERMHRTIKHIYLHGKFVKRLDKAIDGIMKFVRDKLFERVIILYKGKVSTKLSDLRHRHKLSETMDIKKVIYNNLTYTVASSSTNEMYTVEEVKLDCTCKLICDECNTCIHHFSCSCLDNSIKWNMCKHIHLVCRYINQLPKAVEIIEEESFLENNLIMDVNKKDQEISSLIETITSNKLMQQKNYYDQVCERKQKIMDEMARLQNEIKLVNSIEEIEVFERNMAPIWPCLAAVRDHGKSHVGLPEVSASIKNIPPNKKIEPQRRLYRTKKQPKGKKLTLNKPSAQEADLLAAQLLLKSKLE
- the LOC126882199 gene encoding zinc finger protein 510-like, whose product is MAQCSECKKNFSNDYNLRVHVKRKHADKLDILCPRKRKPSGSGVNECKECGINFTRLDNLRSHIKHKHSEAAIKSQKCSDKKVAEQEIGRWLRRAGECLKTFKEKESE